In Macadamia integrifolia cultivar HAES 741 chromosome 5, SCU_Mint_v3, whole genome shotgun sequence, a single window of DNA contains:
- the LOC122078975 gene encoding UDP-N-acetylmuramoyl-tripeptide--D-alanyl-D-alanine ligase-like produces the protein MPAISIQSYAHKTISIKPSNFRSGVSVNHFSCRNSVCCRINYDSIQKPLWSVSDIAEAVNGKIVNWGPSGTISTDSRNLRPGQWFFTIVGKNFDAHNFVNPELRSKGCIGVIGNRVCEEWDMGFVQVEENTLIALEKMAMYARKRFHGHVVGVTGSVGKTTTRTMIALALESLGSVHQTQGNQNNEIGVALSLIGLPQNVKVSVLELGMSGKGEILKLTRMCQPCLRVILNVGPSHLENFESLEEIARAKREILMEAKPGDVCVLNADDPRVMNLPVPEGVEKVFFGRRIGCDIRLVSAESTDGGNGVCVTLERSTEV, from the exons ATGCCTGCAATATCAATCCAATCTTATGCTCATAAAACCATCTCTATAAAACCCAGTAATTTTCGTTCTGGAGTCTCTGTAAATCACTTTAGTTGCAGAAACAGTGTATGCTGCCGTATCAATTATGATTCAATACAGAAGCCCTTGTGGAGTGTCTCCGACATAGCAGAAGCTGTGAACGGGAAAATCGTGAATTGGGGTCCCTCTGGAACTATCTCTACAGATAGCAGAAATCTGAGGCCGGGTCAATGGTTCTTCACCatagttgggaaaaacttcgaTGCCCACAACTTTGTGAACCCTGAATTGCGCAGTAAGGGATGCATTGGGGTCATAGGAAATCGAGTTTGTGAGGAATGGGACATGGGTTTTGTCCAAGTTGAGGAGAATACTTTGATTGCACTCGAGAAGATGGCCATGTATGCCAGGAAGAGGTTTCATGGTCATGTGGTTGGAGTAACCGGTAGTGTGGGGAAGACGACTACAAGAACAATGATTGCTCTTGCACTTGAAAGCCTTGGTTCAGTTCATCAGACGCAGGGGAACCAGAACAATGAGATTGGAGTTGCTTTATCTTTAATTGGGTTGCCTCAAAATGTTAAGGTGTCGGTTCTGGAATTAGGAATGAGTGGGAAAGGAGAGATATTGAAGCTCACTAGGATGTGTCAGCCTTGTTTGAGAGTGATTTTAAATGTGGGTCCTtctcatttggagaattttgagAGTTTAGAGGAGATTGCCAGAGCCAAAAGGGAGATTCTTATGGAGGCAAAGCCAGGGGATGTATGTGTTTTGAATGCAGATGATCCTCGAGTCATGAACCTTCCTGTTCCAGAAGGAGTTGAGAAA GTGTTTTTTGGCCGGAGAATCGGTTGTGATATTCGGCTAGTCTCTGCTGAAAGTACTGATGGTGGTAATGGAGTTTGTGTAACTTTAGAAAGAAGTACAGAAGTGTAA
- the LOC122079910 gene encoding transcription factor SRM1-like, protein MTTDETGSSSLWSWEQEKAFENALAINPEDSNDRWENIAAAVPGKSLAEIKHHFELLVEDIKGIESGCIPLPPYASSSEGSTDQAAEAGSGKKGNQYGQYQNESNQGGKASRSDQERRKGIAWTEEEHRLFLLGLDKYGKGDWRSISRNFVVSRTPTQVASHAQKYFIRLNSMNKDRRRSSIHDITSVGNGEVSAPQGPITGQTNGSSAGASDKSSKIPHQAPAGAPGVGVYGTTIGQPVGGPLVSAVGTPVNFAGPPHVAYGVRPPIPGPVVPGAPLNMAPMTYPMPHPSAHR, encoded by the exons ATGACCACAGATGAGACGGGCAGTAGCTCCTTGTGGAGTTGGGAGCAGGAGAAGGCGTTCGAGAATGCCCTGGCAATTAATCCTGAGGACTCCAATGATCGGTGGGAGAATATTGCAGCGGCTGTACCAGGGAAATCCCTAGCAGAGATCAAACATCATTTTGAGCTTTTAGTTGAAGATATTAAAGGGATTGAATCTGGCTGTATTCCTCTGCCTCCCTATGCTTCTTCTTCAGAGGGTTCAACAGACCAGGCAGCCGAGGCTGGGTCTGGTAAAAAGGGAAACCAATATGGTCAATATCAGAATGAATCTAATCAAGGAGGGAAGGCATCGAGGTCCGATCAAGAACGACGCAAGGGAATAGCTTGGACAGAGGAAGAGCACAG ATTATTTCTTCTTGGGTTGGACAAATATGGAAAAGGCGATTGGCGGAGTATATCTCGAAACTTTGTGGTGTCGAGAACACCTACTCAGGTGGCCAGTCATgcacaaaaatattttattcgCCTAAACTCAATGAACAAAGATAGGAGAAGATCAAGTATCCATGATATTACAAGTGTGGGGAATGGAGAAGTATCAGCGCCTCAAGGTCCAATCACTGGTCAAACAAATGGGTCTAGTGCAGGAGCCTCAGATAAATCCTCCAAAATACCACATCAGGCCCCAGCTGGTGCCCCTGGAGTTGGTGTATATGGTACTACCATAGGCCAACCGGTTGGAGGACCCCTCGTTTCAGCAGTTGGCACTCCTGTAAATTTTGCTGGCCCTCCTCATGTGGCATATGGTGTGCGGCCTCCAATTCCTGGACCTGTTGTTCCTGGtgctccattgaacatggctcCCATGACATACCCAATGCCACATCCATCTGCACATAGGTGA